Sequence from the Amycolatopsis sp. NBC_00345 genome:
TCTACACCTGCCTGCCGCTGTTCCACGGCGCCGCGCAGGTCAACCTCTGCCTGCACGCCCTCTCCGCCGGGGCGACCCTGGTGCTCGGCCGCCGGTTCAGCGCGAGCCGGTTCTGGAACGAGGTCCGCACGCACCGGGTCACCCAGTTCAACGCGCTCGGTTCGATCCTGCCCATGCTGCTGGCCCAGCCGCCGTCCGCCCGGGACCGCGATCACCAGGCGCGCAAGGCGTTCGCCGCGCCCGCGCCACCACAGGTGCTGCACCCGTTCGAGGAACGCTTCGGCGTACACCTCGTCGAGGGCTACGGGCTGACGGAGATCAAGAACGTCCTGTACAACCCGCTCGACGCGCGTAAGGTCGGCTCGATCGGCCTGCCCACCGAATCCTCCATCGTGGCGGTTCACGACGAGGCGGGCCGGCGCACCGGGCCGGGGCAGGCCGGGGAGATCGTGTACCGGCCACGCCTGCCGCACGTCATGTTCTCCGGCTACCACCGAGATCCGGAAGCGACGCTCGCGACGATCCAGGACCTGTGGTGGCACACCGGGGATCTGGGCTACACCGACGAAGACGGCTACTTCTATTTCCTCGACCGCAAGAAGGACGCGCTGCGCCGCCGCGGCGAGAACATCTCCTCCCACGAGGTCGAGTCGGTCCTGCTGGCCTACCCCGGCGTGACCGCGGCGGCCGCGATCGGCACGCCCTCGGACCTCGGCGAAGACGAGGTGCTCGCCGTCGTACAGCTGGAATCCGGGCAGCGGCTGGACTTCGCCAAGCTGTTCGCGCACTGCGACGCGTCCATGCCGCACTTCATGGTTCCCCGCTACTACCGCGTCGTCGACCAGCTACCCGTCACGCCGACCGGCAAGGTGGGCAAGGCCGACCTTCGCGGCCAGGGCCGGGGCGACGCCTGGGACGCGCACGCCGCCGGGCTCACCCCGACCCGTCACGTCTGAAGGAAACCGCGCCTGCCGGAAACACCGTCTGAAGGAACCAGTGCCTGAAGGAAACGCCATGCCCCCAGAAGTACGCATCCGCGAGATCGCGCCCCGCCTGGCCTTCCAGGACCATCTCGTCCCGGCCGAGGTGAAGATCGAGCTCTGCCGACGGCTCCTCGACGCCGGGATCCGCGCCTTCGAGCTGTCTTCCTTCGTCCGGCCCGACCTGATCCCGGGCCTCGCCGACGCCGAGGCGGTGTTCGCGAACGTGCCGCGCGTTCCCGGGCTCAGCCTCGGCTGCTGCGTCGGCAACACCCGCGGGCTCGCCCGCGCCGTCGACGCGGGTGCCGGCACCGCGGCGTTCCTGCTGTCCGCCGACGAAGAGTTCGCCCGCGCCAACATCGGCCGGTCCACAGAGGACTCATTGGCGGAGCTGGAACGCATGGCCGCGTTCGCCGCGGACCGCGACATCGTGCTCAGCACCTACGTCATCTTCGCGTGGGGCGGCCCCACCGGTCCCGGACGCGGCGCCGAACACCTCGAACCGCTGGCCCGGCGGCTCATCGAGATCGGCGTGGATCACTGGATCCTCGCCGACTCCGCCGGGTACGCCGCACCGCCCCAGATCCGCGAGCTCGTCACCGCGGCGCTCGCACACGTGCCCGCCGAGAACCTCACCGTCCAGATCCACGACGACCGCGGCCTGGGGCTGGCCGCCCTGCTGCCGCTGCTCGACCTCGGCGTCCGCCACTTCGACACCGCCCTCGCGGGCAGCGGCGGCCATCCCGCGATCCCCGGCCACCGGGGCGGCGGCCTCTGCACCGAGGACGCCGTGCAGCTGCTCGAACTGTCCGGTGTGGACACCGGCGTCGACCTGCCGCGGCTGATCGAGGCCGCGAACTGGCTGGCCACCGAGATCGGTGTGCCCGGCAAGGGATTCGTCCGGCACACCGGTGCCGTGCCCGGCCTCGGTCAAGCCGTGCCGCCCCTCGACTTCTCTTGGTGAAGACCACCATCCCGACTAGGAGGACCAGTGACGAAACCAGCGTTGCCCCGCGTTCCGACGGTGATCGTGGCCGGCACCGGACTGGCCGGGCTCTCCGCGGCGATCTCCGCGCGCGAGGCCGGGGCGAACGTGCTGCTCCTGGAGAAAGGCGGCCGCGAAGACGTCGGTGGCAACGCCGCGTTTTCCGGCGGGCTGTTCCTGTTCTGCTACGACGGGCCGGACGACCTGACGTCGATCACCCAGGACTTCGAGCCGGGCATGCGGGCCGACCGGATCGAGGCGCCGCCCTTCACCAGCGCCGCCTACGCGGCCGAGCTGATGGCGATGAGCAGCGATCAAGCCGACCGTCGACTGATCGACGCGCTCGCGGAACGCTCGCTGGACACTGTCCGGTGGCTCACGACGAAAGGGGTGCGATTCACGTTCAACCGCACCCTGGGCGCGGCAGTGCACGACGACGTTCTGCGGGTGCCGCCCGGTCAGGTCCTGACCAGTTCGGGTGAGGGGATGTCGCGCGGATTCGAGGTGATCAAGCCCCTGCTTCGGCACGCCGAGGCCATCGGCGTCGAGAGCCGCTGGTACACCCCGCTGGTGGACGTGGTCCGCGACAACGGCCAGGTCACCGGCGTCACGGCCGGCGACACCGGCGAGTTCTTGGCGGCCGACGCCGTGGTGATCGCCAGCGGCGGTTTCCAGGCCAGTCGTGAGCTCCGCCGCCGGTTTCTGGGGCAGGAATGGGAAACGGTCCGGCTGCGCGGATCCCGGCTGTCCACCGGCGACGGCATCTCGGCCGCGCTCCGGGCCGGGGCGGGCAAAGCCGGGACCTGGTCGAAAGCCCACTCGGCCGCGGTCGACCCGACCATGCCCTCACCCCAGCGCAGCGAGGCGTCCCCGCCGTACCCGTTGCACGGCTTCTGGCTCGGCGTGCTCGTCAACCGCGACGGCGAGCGGTTCGTGGACGAGGGCCCCGGCCCGTGGGTCAAGAACTATTCGAGGATGGGCAAGGCGATCAGGCCCCAGCCCGGCCACGAGGCGTTCGAGATCTTCGATCAGCGCACCGCCGCGCGCGTGGCCGACGAGTTCGCCGGAGCGGCTGTGCCGGTCACCGCGCCCACCATTCCCGAACTCGCCGAGCGGCTCGGGCTGCCCGCCGACCGGCTCGCGCACACCATCGAGACGTACAACCGCGCCTGCCAGCCTGACGACGGCATCGCCGAAGACCGTGGCACAGCGGGCATCGACCCGCCCAAGTCGCACTGGGCCGCGCCGCTGGACCAGCCGCCGTTCGTCGCCTACCACGCGGTCGCCGGGCTCACCTTCAGCTTCGGCGGCGTGCGGATCGACCCCGACGGCCGAGCGCTCGATCCTGACGGGACAGTGGTGCCCGGCCTGTACGCGGCGGGCGAAGCCACCGGCGGATTGTTCTACGGCGACTACCCCGGGGGTGCCGCCCTCATGCGGGCCGCCGTGTTCGGCCGGGCGGCCGGGCGAACCGCCGTGGCCGAAGCAATGGTGTCGGATCAGTGAATCCCGGCCGATCGGCACCGTCCGAATCGGACAGTTCCGGCCGGGCACCGGGAGGACGGGTGGCGAAGCGCGGTCAACAATCCGGACAGGGCCGGGGCGCGGTCGAGACCTCCGCCAGCACGTCGGCGATGTGCTCACTCATGACGTGTCCGCCTCGACGGTGGCCGGGGTAGCGTTTTACGATAAGGATGCTTACACTAGGTTCGCATGCTTACTACATCAACGGCCCCGGGACTCCAGACACTCAAGCCGCTCCGGAAAGGACCTTCGCGATGCTGTACGAACTCACCAAGCTCGCGCTCAAGCTCTACACCGTGCCGAAAGCCCTCTCCGCCCTGGAGTCCTACACCACGACCGGCACCGCGCACGGCCGGCTGCTCGGCTGCTGGGAGACCGAGCACGGCGTCATCGTCGGCCGGCTGCTCCTGCTCCGGGAGTTCGACGACGCCGGCGCGCTCGCCGACGAACGGCAGCGCGTCCTGACCAGCTCCGACCCCTTCGGCATCGGCGAGCACCTCGAGTCCTTCGAGGTCGAAAGCTACGCGCAGTTTCCGTTCCTGCCGCCGATCCGTCCCGGCCGGTTCGGCGACGTCTACGAGTTCCGCACCTACCGGCTCAAGGTCGGCGGGCTCGTGCCGACGATGGCGGGCTGGGAGGCCGCGGTGCCGGAGCGCACCAAGCTCTTTCCGCTCACCACCGCGATGTACGGCCTGGACGGCGCGCCCCGGATCACCCACATCTGGCCCTTCCCCAGCCTCGATGAACGGCTGGCGATCCGGCGGACGTCCTACGAGCGCGGGATCTGGCCACCCGTCAACGGCCCGGAGAACATCGCGCACGCGACCTCCACCATCGCCTTCCCCGTCGGCTTCTCCCCGCTGTCCTGAAACTGTCCTGAAAACCGGCGCACCGGCCGAGCGGGGACCCCTCCCGGGCCCGGGTCGATAGACTGCGTCGCATGACGGAGCTGGTAGGGCCTCCGGCCCCGGCCGGGCGGACGCCCAGGCGCCGGCGCTGGCCGTGGCTGATGCTGGCCGTGGTGGTGCTGGCCGGGGCGGGCGTCACCGTTTTCCTGCTGTCCCGTCCGGCGGCGAGGCCAACTGATCCCCATGGCATCGCGGAGGCCGTTGTCGCGGCGATGACCCAGTCGCCGAGCGCCGAGCTGCGCAGTTACCAATGCCCGCCGGGACCGTCCGATCCGCCGGCGGGCGACCCGGTCTACGACGCGGGCTCCTACACCCTCGGTGACGAGCTCCACCTGTCCGCCGACATCGAGATCGCGAAGGTGCTGAACCCGAACGACCCGGACGTGCGCTATTCGCTGTACCTGGTCAACTACCACGGCGGCTGGTGCCTCGGCACTCTCGCCAGGTGCAGCCGCACCAAGGACGGCAGCTACCTCGTCACGGGCGGCCCGTTCTGCCACGAGGCGTATCCGGAGATCCCGGCCTACTGACGGAATCCTGCTTCACGGGAGAGCCCGGGTCAGCCAGACCACTTCACCCTTGCCAGCTTCCGCCCGGTCGCGATCGCCGCGTCGAGCACCGCGCGCGCCGGACCAAGCCGGAACAACTCGTAAGCAATCTCCGGCCCTCAATGGTCACCCGGCCGATGATCAGCCCGCACTATCCGATGAAGGCACCCTCGACGCAGCGGCCATCGGCGGGTATGAGGTCACGTCTGCCAACCTACGAGACCACCAGGTGTGCGAAAACCACGGTGTTGTCCCGGTATTGCCGGGTGTTCCGGTCGAAGCTGCCGCCGCAGGTGATCAGCCGCAAGGACGGTTGCGGGGTGTAGCCGTAGACGGTCTGCTGGGGGAAGCCGGATTTCGGGTACGCCTTCACCGCGTCGATGGCGAACGTGGTCACTGTGTGGTCGGCGCGGACGACCCGCACCTGCTCTCCGGGCTTCAGGCCACCGAGGTCGAAGAACACCGACGGTCCGTTCCGGGCGGAGTCGATGTGCCCGAGGATCACCGATGGCCCGACCTCGCCGGGGGCCGGCGAGCCGCGGAACCAGGCGGGCTGGTCGTACTGCGACCCCTCTTGGGGAACCTGCACGGTGCCGTCCGGGTTCAAGCCCACCTCGTTGACCACGGACGACACCCCGATCGCCGGGATCGAGATGGACACCGGCGGGGACGCGGGCAGGCCAGGCGTCGCCGTGAGACCCGGGCTCTGGGGCGGCGGGCCGACGACGGGTACCGCCTGGGCCGGCTCCGGTGCGCTCTGCTGATCAGTGAGCGCGTAACCGATCGCGGATGCCCCGGCCAACGCGAGGACAGCGGCGAACACGATCGCCATCCGGCGCCACCCGGGTGGCTTTCCGTTGGTGGGCTTTGACATCACAACACCCGATCCGGCCGAAGTGGACGGTCCCGCGGGCCGGCAGTGAAGGCCGGCCCGCGAGATCAGAAGAACGCGGGACCAGAAGAACTCAGTGGCGGTCGGTGGCGCGAGCCGCCCCGCGCCGCCGGATCACGACGAACCCCGTCGCCGCCGCGAGCAGCACTGCCGCCGCGCCGCCGGTGAGCAGGCCGGTGTGCTCCAGGCCGGCCGTGCTGCCACCGCCGGTGTCGACCCCACCTGCGGGCATCTGCTTCATATGCCCCGGCAGCGCGACCACGATCGTCGCGATACCGATGGTGATGCCGCCCTTCAGCGCGTCGGTCTTGAACGCGCCGTTCAACGCCTGGGCCGCACCGTCGGACAGCTTGACCGTGGTGCCGGTCAAGGTCGCGGTGCCGGCCGCCGCGTCCGTGGTAATCGGCTTGAGCGTCGAGCCGTCCAGGTCGAACAGCACCGTGCTCGGCGCGACGACCTGGCCGCCCGCCTGCACACGCCCGCTCAGCGTGGCCGGTTTGCCCGGGTCGACGACGAAGTTGTCCAGCTCCACCTCCGTGTCACCCTTGGTCAGCTTCAGCCCGCTCCCCTGGTGCTCGATGCTGCCCTGGACGTACGGGTCCTCCTCGCCCGGCTGGTAAACGGTCACGTGGCCGCCGGTGATCGGGAACGACGCGACGCCGTCCTTCACGCTCGCGGTACCCGAAGGAGACGGCGCGACGCCCAGCGACTGCAACGCACTCACGAACCCCGAGTCCAGCGCCACCGACGTGGACTCGCCGGTCAGAGCGGGAATCGACGCCACCGGGGTGGCCGCCGAAGCGGTCACCAGGCCGTTGCCCCATCCGCCCAGGGTCAGCGCCGCGGCACCGGCCAGCACCAGTGCGGCACCTCGTCGTGTCTTGTTCATCCTCAGCTCCTCGACTCGCTTGATCCGGCGAGGTCTGGGCCGAGATGTCAGTGCTTATTCGTCGCCGGCGCGGGTTTGGCTTGGTGGAGCGGCACAATCCCGCAGCCGGGCCGCGAGCGACCGCCGGGGAGCGCGCCGCCCGGTCGGCGGCGGTGTCAGCAGGGACCCGGCCCAGCGGTCGGCCCAGCCGGACGGCAGCCGCGGTGCCGGAGCGTCGACCGGCCGGCTCACTGTTTGTTCACGGCCGGCCCGCTCGCGAGCGGTCGGCCGAAAACCGGATATCGCCATAAGTGCTCTCCCCGTTCGAGGCGAGACCACCGGGTTCTGGAGCGGCTCAGGACGTGCCCGCACTGTCACGCGGATATTCACGGCAAACGCCGGTCCGGCCGGGTGGGCAGCCCGGCACAGGGTGATTCGCAGCCCTCCGGACGCCGGATTGGGTGCTCCACCGCAGTACGTGCCAACCGGGAAACGGAGTGCGAGCGAGGTAGGGTGAGGTGGATACCGCCGGGGCGCCCAGAGCCTGCTCTCAGACGTGCATCGTCCAGCACCAGGCCGCCCCGTGCGCCGCGCTCGTGTTCCGTTCGGTCGGGACCGGGAGTGGCCGGCAACCATCACGAGCCGATCGTGATACCGAATCGGCCCTACGCACCCGGAACGCCCGGCTGGTTCATCGACCGGGCGGAATGGGTACTTCACCCACAGGTTGGAAAACAGCCACGCCCGGGACCCCGGCGGACGCAGGACCGACCAGTCCGAAACTGTCCACTGAGGATTCATCATGACTACGTCCCGAACGGCTTCAGCCGGCCCCAGCGGCGGGACCGCCGGCCTTTCCCCACCTCACTCAGCACTGGACGTGGCCGGTTTCCCCGACCTTCAGCGGATCGTGGCCGGCGCCGGCCTGCTGGGCCGGCGTCGTGGTTATTACGGCGTGAAGGTCGGTTTGACGCTGCTGGCCTTCGCCGGCGGGTGCGCCGCCTTCGTGCTGCTGGGCGACAGCTGGTGGCAACTGTTCACGGCCGCGTTCTTCGCGGTGATGTCCACCCAGCTCGCCTTCGTCGGCCACGACGCCGGCCACCGGCAGATCTTCCGCACCCGGCAGGCCAACAACGCCGTCGGCTACGCGCACGCCGGGCTCGTCGGCATCAGCTTCGGCTGGTGGATCGACAAGCACAACCGGCACCACACCAGCCCGAACCACGAGCAGGACGATCCCGACCTCGACATCCCCATGCTGGCGTTCACCACCACGCAGTCCCGCGACCGGAAATGGTTCGTCCGGTTCACCGCCCGGTACCAGGCGTTCCTGTTCTTCCCGCTGCTGCTGCTCGAAGGGCTCAACCTGCACTGGGCCAGCGCCACGGCGGTCTGGCGCGGCACCGTCAAGGCCCGCCGGCTGGAGGCGGCGCTGTTGCTGCTGCACACGGCCGGGTACCTGACCGCGGTGTTCCTCGTCCTGTCGCCGCCGGTGGCGGTGCTGTTCATCGCCGTGCACCAGGGGCTGTGGGGCGTGTACATGGGCTGTTCCTTCGCCCCCGGGCACAAGGGCATGCCCACCTACACCGACGGCACCGCGCCGGACTTCCTGCGCCGGCAGGTGCTCAGCAGCCGCAACGTCCGCGGTGGCCCGATGGTCGACTTCGCCCTCGGCGGCCTGAACTACCAGGTGGAACACCACCTGTTCCCGAGCATGCCCCGGGCCAACCTGCGGGCCGCCCAGCGCCTGGTCCGGCAGTTCTGCAGCCAGCACGGCATCGAGTACACCCAGTGCGGCCTCCTGCGGTCCTACGGCCACGTCCTGCAGCACCTGCACCGCGTCGGCGCGCCCCTGCGCGTCCGGACCGCGAGGGGTGACCTCACGTGAACCAGGCCCGGCGGCTTCCCGGTCCCGTGGCGGACAGCTGGGAATGGCAGCTGCGAGGGGCCTGCCGCGGCTGCCCGGTACTGGCCCAGTGCCGGGCGCACGCCCTGACCGCGCAGGAACTGTACGGCGTGTGGGGCGGCTTGTCCGAGACCGATCGCCGCGCCTCCAGCCTGTCGGCCGGGTACTGACATGCCACCCGCGCGATGAGCACCGAACGGCACGTCGAGCTGCTGGGCCTGCTCGACACCGGCAACAAAGACCCCGCGACGCTGCTGCGGCGGGTGTGCAGCCTCAGCGTCGAGGTCTGCGCGGTCACCGGCGCGGCAGTGACCGTCCAGGGCGGCGACGACAACACCGCGCAGGCGGTGGCCTGCGCGACCGACGGGACCAGCCTGGTCCTCGACGATCTGCAGCGCACAGTCGGCGAAGGACCCAGGCTCGCGGCGCACAAGCACGGCGGCCCCGTACTGGTCGCCGATCTGGCGGCCGCGGGCGCCCGCTGGCCCGGCTTCGCCCCCGGAGCCAGGGCCGCCGGGGTGGCCGCGGTGTTCTCGTTCCCGCTGCGTGTCGGCGCGGTCCGGCTCGGGACGCTCGACCTGTACCGCACCAGCACGGGTTCCCTGAGCCGGGCCGGGCTACGGGACGCGCTGGTGCTGGCCGACATCGCCACGCACGCCGTCCTCGACGACCTGCGCAGCCCGGACCCGATGGACATCGGCTGGCTCTCCGACGTCCACCCGGTGGTCCACCAGGCCACCGGGGCCGTCACCGCGCAGCTGGACGTGAGCATGCGCGACGCGTTGCTGCTCATCCGCGCCCACGCCTACGCCCATCAGACGCCGCTGGACCAGGTGTCCCGGCAGATCATCGACCACCAACTCCGGCTCAAGACAGGAGACTGACCCATGTCCGAACACCAGGCCCGGACCCTCCCGGACACGGCCCCGGCCCCCGGCCGCGAACAGCGGCTGGCCGACACCTTCGTCGCGCTCGCCGACACCATGGTCGACGACTTCGACGTGCTGGAGTTCCTGCACATGCTGTGCGACCAGTGCGTCGCGCTGCTCGAGGTGTCCGCGGCCGGGGTGATCCTGCTCGACGAGCGCGGCGGGCTCCGCATGGCGGCCGCGTCCTCGGAACGCGCGGAGGTGCTGGAGATGTTCGCCGTGCAGACCGACGACGGGCCCTGCATCGACTGCGTGCGCAGCGGCACCCCGGTCGCGAGCGCGGACCTCACCGCGGACACCGCCCGCTGGCCACGCTTCGCCGCGGCCGCGCACGAATGCGGATTCCGTGCTGTGCAAGCGGTTCCGATGCGGCTGCGCCAGCAGGTCATCGGCGTGCTGACCCTGCTCAAGGTCGACCAGAACGGGGTCGACGACACCAGCACCCGGCTCGGCCAGGCCCTCGCCGACGTCGCCACCATCGGTTTGCTGCAGCAACGCGCCATCGGCAGCGCGGACCTGCTCGCCGAGCAGCTGCAGACCGCGCTCAACAGCCGGGTCATCATCGAACAGGCCAAAGGCGTGCTCTCCGTCCGCGGCGGCGACCTCGACATGGAAACAGCGTTCGCCGCCCTGCGCGGCTACGCCCGCTCCCACAACCAGCGCCTCTCGGAACTCGCCCGCGCCGTGGCGGAAGGCACCGCGGACATCGCCGAAATCCTTGCGCAGCACACCCGCGCTTAGATCGCCCGCGTGTCCGTCAGGCCGTCGGCCGCGCGAGCAGCTCGCGCACGGTCTGCGGTTCACGGCCGAGGAGGGTGCCGAGCAGCGGGTCGACCCCGGCGAAGAAGCCGTCGCGGGCGGCCTCGTACATGCCGAGCAGGAAGCGCGCCATGGTCTCCTGCTGCCCCGCGGCGACCTGGGTGGCGATCCACTCGTCGCTACTGATCACCGCGAGCTTGATCGTGCGGCCGGTCAGCTCGGACGCGATCGCCGCGACGTCCTCGAACGTGGGCGCGGCGGCGGCGGTGAGGGTCGTGGGGCCGTCGTAAGCGCCGTTCGAGGCAAGGATGACGGCCGCGGCCTCGGCAGCGTCCTCGCGAGCCGTCCAGGACACCGGTCCGTCCGCCGGAACCTCGATGACGCCGGTGTCGCGCCACGGCCCCGCCAGCAAGTTGAGGCTGTGCGCGTAGAAGCCATTGCGCAGCGACGTCCAGGCGACGCCGGACTCGGCCAGCAGTTGCTCGGTCGCCGCGTGATCACGCCCCGGCCAGAACGGTGTGTCGAGCGCGGCGCCCTGATGGCTCGTGTACAGGATCCGCCCGGCTCCGGCGCTGACGGCGGCGTTGACGGCGGTGCGGTGCAGGCTCACCCCGTCGGCGGCCGGGTCGTTCGACGACACCAGAAGCACCTGGTCGGCGCCCTCGAACGCGCCCGGCAGCGAGTCCGGTTCGGCGTAGTCGCCGCGCCGCACGGTGACGCCGCGGTCCGCGAAACGCTGGGCTTTGGCGGTGTCGCGCGCGACGACGACCAGCTCCTCCGCCGGCACATGGCCGAGAAGGTGGTCGACAGTCGCGCCGTTGAGTGCGCCGGTCGCTCCGGTGATGACGATCATGGTCAGCCTTCCGTTAACGATGGAATCAGTTTGATGATACCAACGGAAACAGACGGTAGCAGTGATGCGTTATCATTGGCAACATGATCGAGACGACCAGCAGCCGGAGCGAAACGCGGTCGAAGATCGTCGACGTCGCGGCGCGGCTGCTCCGAGAGCAAGGACCGGCGGCAGTCACCACGCGCGGGGTCGCGGAGGGAGCCGGGGTGCAGGCGCCGACGATCTACCGCCTGTTCGGCGACAAGGACGGCCTGCTCGACGCCGTGGCCGAGCACGTGATGGCCACCTACGTCTCCACCAAGGCCGCGATCGTGGAGGCCGCGTCGGCCGGGGACGTCGACCCCATCGACGATCTGCGCGCCGGGTGGGAAATGCAGATCGGCTTCGGCGTCGCGAACCCGACGCTCTTCGTCCTCCTGAGCGACCCGGCGCGGGCGCTGCGCTCGCCCGCGACGCAATCGGGCCAGCACGTGCTGGCATCGCGAGTCCACCGGGTCGCGCTGACCGGGCGGCTGCGGGTCAGCGAAAAGCGCGCGGTCGACCTGATCCACGCGGCCGGCACCGGCGCCGTGCTCACGCTCCTGTCGACGCCGCCCGAGCAACGCGATCCTCAACTGGCCGACGACCTCTTCGACACCGTTCTCCGGCGCATCGTCACGGACGCTCCCGAACGCCCCGAAACCAGTCCCGCGGCATCAGCGGTCGCCGTACGCGCCATCGCGTCCCAGCTCACCATGCTGAGCGACGCCGAACGGCAGCTCCTGACCGAGTGGCTCGACCGCGCAATCGGTGCCCTGTAAGCGATCCTCGCGAGCAGGCCGGGCTGCTGCGCGACGGGGCATCCCCGGCACCTTGGTCCGCATGATGATCGGCTTAATCCACAGGCGCGCCGGGCGACCGGTTGTCCAGCAAGTGGCGGGTGTAGTCGTAGAGACGGCGGGCGTCCTCGATGGTTGACACCTCAAGGTCAAGCGGCAGAGCACGGCCCTCGTCCACCGCGGTGATACGGCCGTAGCCGCCGGGTTCCAGGAAAGGCAGGATCTCGTCGACAGCGGCTTCGACGGGCTTTCCGGTCACGCGCAGCTGGGCGATCTGGGCCGCGGTCGTCGGGTCGTGGTCACCGGCGAAGCTCGTGGAGACGGTGCCAGGGAAGTTGTTCACGTAGCGGACATTCGACGCGGGATACCGGTCGACGAAGTCCACCGCGAGCAACGCGTTCAATATCCCCGCGTGAACCATCGCGGAAAGACCGTGATAATTAGTCCGCTGCTGGAGGTCATTCCATTGTGGAGTCCCGAAACTGCCCGCACCGCCGAAATTGAGCACAACGGGGTCGCCGGCGCGATCGAGCAGGCCGATCAGCCCGTGGCTGAGCAGGAACCGGCTGAGGTAGGACAGGGCGAAGTTCGACTCCACCCCG
This genomic interval carries:
- a CDS encoding SDR family NAD(P)-dependent oxidoreductase, encoding MKTIVITGGTDGIGRGLAQAYLERGDRAVVIGTNQAKGQSFLAAARRLGAEARASFIQADLELINENIRLTEQLSAELDQVNVLVLGARYLRSARVETADGVESNFALSYLSRFLLSHGLIGLLDRAGDPVVLNFGGAGSFGTPQWNDLQQRTNYHGLSAMVHAGILNALLAVDFVDRYPASNVRYVNNFPGTVSTSFAGDHDPTTAAQIAQLRVTGKPVEAAVDEILPFLEPGGYGRITAVDEGRALPLDLEVSTIEDARRLYDYTRHLLDNRSPGAPVD
- a CDS encoding TetR/AcrR family transcriptional regulator, whose product is MIETTSSRSETRSKIVDVAARLLREQGPAAVTTRGVAEGAGVQAPTIYRLFGDKDGLLDAVAEHVMATYVSTKAAIVEAASAGDVDPIDDLRAGWEMQIGFGVANPTLFVLLSDPARALRSPATQSGQHVLASRVHRVALTGRLRVSEKRAVDLIHAAGTGAVLTLLSTPPEQRDPQLADDLFDTVLRRIVTDAPERPETSPAASAVAVRAIASQLTMLSDAERQLLTEWLDRAIGAL
- a CDS encoding NmrA family NAD(P)-binding protein encodes the protein MIVITGATGALNGATVDHLLGHVPAEELVVVARDTAKAQRFADRGVTVRRGDYAEPDSLPGAFEGADQVLLVSSNDPAADGVSLHRTAVNAAVSAGAGRILYTSHQGAALDTPFWPGRDHAATEQLLAESGVAWTSLRNGFYAHSLNLLAGPWRDTGVIEVPADGPVSWTAREDAAEAAAVILASNGAYDGPTTLTAAAAPTFEDVAAIASELTGRTIKLAVISSDEWIATQVAAGQQETMARFLLGMYEAARDGFFAGVDPLLGTLLGREPQTVRELLARPTA